One window of the Firmicutes bacterium CAG:345 genome contains the following:
- a CDS encoding unknown (no significant homology to UniProt), which translates to MDYFQYLIHQQSLLLVLLLYHYLIFYLMGYLYYFLLLLVLHLLFRLLFLLLHLLRYLILHLYLILRLFQLRLHLMLLYIFHHLLMYLLLLFLFLHSFLKILYSLMLFQSVLLRHLHHLLLMFHHLYLILLFGLWIHFHILHLLFQ; encoded by the coding sequence ATGGACTATTTTCAGTACCTAATCCACCAGCAAAGTCTGTTGTTGGTACTACTGCTGTATCACTATCTAATTTTTTATCTGATGGGATATTTGTATTACTTTTTATTGCTGCTTGTGCTTCATCTGTTGTTCCGGCTACTGTTCCTACTTTTGCACTTGCTGAGATATTTAATTCTACATCTTTACTTGATACTAAGACTGTTCCAGCTTCGGCTTCACTTGATGTTGCTATATATTTTCCACCATTTACTAATGTATCTCCTACTATTGTTCCTTTTTCTTCATAGCTTTTTGAAGATACTGTACTCTTTGATGCTGTTCCAAAGTGTTTTACTTCGACATTTGCATCACTTACTTCTAATGTTCCACCATTTGTATTTAATATTACTTTTTGGTCTTTGGATACATTTTCATATT